A stretch of the Deinococcus aquaedulcis genome encodes the following:
- a CDS encoding GNAT family N-acetyltransferase, which produces MNVVAVQRLAPPFPLIRQFGQSLVFQDARRPHDWMNNRVTGFTEQDLPYLTAIDDFFKQADVPLRVETLPSHFTSRVGQALAQLGLVVTGHDAAFAGHPFAGLSVDAWSSVIEIQHAMHDPDLEQYLHTRQAAFEWPALAPDMLPAHLVRLKQPGQFHFTARINGNLAGAGTLYVQGSTGYLALAGTLPAFRGQGVQQALLRARVHQAAQLGCDLVVGMTGVGEGSGRNMQRLGLGLLQIRSIWTRPPAPGMGQTRRCDGNKLTGNFRSNSCATPG; this is translated from the coding sequence ATGAACGTCGTCGCGGTGCAACGGCTAGCTCCGCCTTTTCCGCTCATCCGCCAGTTCGGTCAGAGCCTGGTCTTTCAAGACGCTCGCCGGCCCCACGACTGGATGAACAATCGTGTCACGGGGTTCACGGAACAGGATCTGCCCTACCTGACAGCGATCGACGACTTCTTCAAGCAGGCCGATGTCCCTCTCCGTGTGGAGACGCTCCCATCACACTTCACGTCGCGCGTCGGTCAGGCACTGGCGCAGCTGGGTCTGGTCGTGACGGGGCACGACGCCGCGTTCGCCGGCCATCCATTCGCTGGGCTCAGCGTTGATGCGTGGTCTTCGGTGATCGAGATCCAACACGCGATGCACGACCCTGACCTTGAACAGTATCTCCACACCCGTCAGGCGGCCTTTGAGTGGCCTGCTCTGGCCCCTGACATGCTCCCTGCGCATCTCGTTCGGCTGAAGCAGCCTGGTCAATTTCATTTCACGGCTCGGATCAACGGAAACCTGGCTGGTGCTGGGACGCTCTACGTGCAGGGCAGCACGGGGTACCTGGCTCTCGCCGGCACGCTTCCTGCCTTCAGGGGTCAGGGTGTACAGCAGGCGCTGCTCAGGGCGCGGGTGCACCAGGCCGCTCAACTGGGTTGTGATCTGGTCGTGGGGATGACAGGGGTGGGTGAAGGCAGCGGGCGCAACATGCAGCGACTGGGTCTTGGCTTGCTCCAGATTCGAAGCATCTGGACGAGGCCACCTGCACCTGGCATGGGGCAGACGCGACGATGTGATGGAAACAAGCTGACCGGGAATTTTCGTTCCAACTCTTGCGCAACTCCAGGATAG
- a CDS encoding PAS domain-containing protein: protein MSERTLVPPSLRLLDLLPLPTSLLDLSGATVYVNPALAVLVGQHPDEVCATGLDRLLHPDDRESAQALWGQVWSYHAPAGQDVRLRLASGAYHWQRLHAGPAPAETVGAPGHLLITLHEPPQDRHTEQALQTLAEQLTQARTGAEVQAALNAWAPALGATQARLWALQGEGLARLGDGRHGERPDPLVPLTAEGALVQVLQGGEPLVLDAATVETRFPELAEADSPTTQALVPLLVGGRAVGLLQLALSDEGLRAESLLRAGAALLAPVLDRLEAQAERAWAQHTRRVLNALPQLVWTTDLSSGESRFNHTWRAYTGCPEWAGREVWPQVIHPDDLVEVETALRPGPQAAFSHQVRLRRADGEYRWHQVQLTPLEGALWLGSATDIHAYKEAEQALAHREAQLSAVLDALPIGVLIADPAGQLIRDNAAHRELWGLAPQTTRWEDYGEWAGWWPETGQRVQAHEWAMARALLHGETVRGELMEYQPFDRPERRFFLNNAAPIYDAAGQLLGAVVAEQDVTARRAAEQALQENVDRVGLALAAGAILGTWFWDLRRDRFTVDEAFATNFGLDPALGREGLNLEQVVATVHPDDRPGLMAAIEEAVARGGPYAHEYRVRRRDGQYYWIEANGRVDRDADGTPVSFPGVLLDVEARRTVLAALRESEERFRELADHISQFAWTADASGAIGWYNKRWYDYTGTTLDEVRNWGWAQVHHPDHVDGVVQRFQQAIESGEPWEDTFPLRSRSGEYRWFLSRAVPIRDETGQIIRWFGTNTDVTAQRETQAQLAELAASLERRVQARTAELERANNELRRSNMELERFAYITSHDLKEPIRTVASFTGLIEQRYGDQLDDRARLYLGMIEKGAGRMKALVDDLLTYSRLSGDAVPLQPVDLRTPLTEALNRLSRRLEETGARVTVGELPAVLGDGPQLAQLFQNLLANALKFSRPGVTPEIRLDAAQEGQIWHLRVSDNGIGIEEAYLERIFVLFQRLHGRDQYEGTGLGLGICQKIVERHGGRIWAESTPGVGSTFHFTLPVVVEEQQAAAAVEAEG from the coding sequence ATGTCAGAGCGGACCCTGGTGCCTCCCTCCCTCCGTCTGCTTGACCTGCTGCCCCTCCCCACCAGCCTCCTTGACCTGAGTGGCGCCACGGTGTACGTCAACCCCGCGCTGGCGGTTCTGGTGGGCCAGCACCCCGACGAGGTATGCGCCACTGGCCTGGACCGCCTGCTACACCCCGACGACCGCGAGTCGGCGCAGGCCCTGTGGGGGCAGGTCTGGAGCTACCACGCCCCGGCCGGGCAGGACGTTCGCCTGCGACTGGCCAGCGGCGCCTACCACTGGCAACGCCTGCACGCCGGCCCTGCACCGGCCGAGACAGTGGGCGCGCCGGGTCACCTGCTGATCACGCTGCACGAACCGCCGCAGGACAGGCACACCGAGCAGGCCTTGCAGACCCTGGCCGAGCAGCTCACCCAGGCGCGGACGGGGGCCGAGGTGCAGGCCGCTCTGAACGCCTGGGCTCCGGCGCTGGGAGCGACCCAGGCCCGCCTCTGGGCGCTGCAGGGCGAAGGGTTGGCGCGGCTGGGCGACGGGAGGCACGGAGAACGGCCTGACCCTCTGGTGCCGCTGACCGCTGAGGGCGCCCTCGTCCAGGTGCTCCAGGGCGGCGAACCCCTGGTGCTGGACGCGGCTACCGTCGAGACGCGTTTTCCCGAGCTGGCCGAGGCCGACAGCCCCACGACGCAAGCATTGGTGCCGCTGCTGGTCGGCGGACGGGCGGTGGGCCTGCTGCAGCTGGCTCTGTCCGACGAGGGGCTGAGAGCTGAGTCCCTGCTGCGGGCAGGCGCGGCGCTGCTGGCGCCGGTGCTGGACCGCCTGGAGGCGCAGGCAGAGCGTGCCTGGGCGCAGCACACCCGGCGGGTCCTGAATGCCCTGCCGCAGCTGGTGTGGACCACAGATCTGTCCAGCGGCGAGAGCCGTTTTAACCACACCTGGCGCGCGTACACCGGCTGCCCGGAGTGGGCCGGGCGCGAGGTCTGGCCCCAGGTGATTCACCCGGACGACCTCGTGGAGGTGGAGACGGCGCTGCGCCCGGGGCCGCAGGCGGCCTTTTCGCACCAGGTACGGCTGCGGCGCGCGGACGGCGAGTACCGCTGGCACCAGGTGCAGCTCACCCCGCTGGAGGGCGCACTCTGGCTGGGGAGCGCCACGGACATTCACGCCTATAAGGAAGCGGAACAGGCGCTGGCACACCGTGAGGCGCAGCTCTCGGCGGTGCTGGACGCGCTGCCCATCGGCGTCCTGATTGCTGACCCGGCTGGCCAGCTGATCCGCGACAACGCCGCGCACCGCGAGCTGTGGGGGCTGGCCCCGCAGACCACCCGCTGGGAGGACTACGGCGAATGGGCCGGCTGGTGGCCCGAGACCGGCCAGCGGGTGCAGGCGCACGAGTGGGCCATGGCCCGCGCGCTGCTGCACGGCGAAACGGTACGCGGCGAACTGATGGAATACCAGCCCTTTGACCGCCCCGAGCGCCGCTTTTTCCTGAACAACGCCGCGCCCATCTACGACGCGGCGGGCCAACTGCTGGGCGCCGTGGTGGCCGAGCAGGATGTCACGGCGCGCCGGGCCGCCGAGCAGGCGCTGCAGGAAAACGTGGACCGCGTTGGGCTGGCGCTGGCGGCCGGCGCCATTCTGGGCACGTGGTTCTGGGACCTGCGCCGCGACCGCTTCACGGTGGACGAGGCCTTTGCCACCAACTTCGGGCTGGACCCAGCCCTGGGCCGCGAGGGGCTGAACCTGGAACAGGTGGTCGCCACGGTGCACCCGGACGACCGCCCCGGCCTGATGGCCGCCATTGAGGAAGCGGTGGCGCGCGGCGGGCCCTACGCGCATGAATACCGGGTCCGGCGGCGCGACGGGCAGTACTACTGGATTGAAGCCAACGGCCGGGTGGACCGGGACGCCGACGGCACCCCCGTCTCTTTCCCAGGCGTGCTGCTGGACGTGGAGGCGCGCCGCACCGTATTGGCCGCCCTGCGCGAAAGCGAGGAGCGCTTCCGGGAACTGGCCGACCACATCAGCCAGTTCGCCTGGACGGCCGACGCTTCCGGGGCCATCGGCTGGTACAACAAGCGCTGGTACGACTACACCGGCACCACGCTGGACGAGGTGCGCAACTGGGGCTGGGCCCAGGTGCACCACCCGGACCATGTGGACGGGGTGGTGCAGCGGTTCCAGCAGGCCATTGAATCCGGCGAGCCCTGGGAAGACACCTTTCCGCTGCGGTCCAGAAGCGGCGAGTACCGCTGGTTCCTGTCACGCGCGGTGCCCATCCGGGACGAGACCGGGCAGATTATCCGCTGGTTTGGCACCAACACGGACGTCACCGCGCAGCGCGAAACCCAGGCGCAGTTGGCTGAGCTGGCGGCGTCCCTGGAACGGCGGGTGCAGGCGCGCACGGCCGAGTTAGAGCGCGCCAACAACGAACTGCGCCGCAGCAACATGGAGCTGGAACGCTTTGCCTACATCACCTCGCACGACCTGAAAGAACCTATCCGCACGGTGGCCAGCTTCACGGGCCTGATTGAGCAGCGCTACGGCGACCAGCTGGACGACCGCGCCCGGCTGTACCTGGGCATGATCGAAAAGGGCGCCGGCCGCATGAAGGCCCTGGTAGACGACCTGCTGACCTACTCGCGCCTCAGCGGCGACGCGGTGCCCCTGCAGCCGGTAGACCTGCGCACGCCCCTGACCGAAGCCCTGAACCGCCTGAGCCGCCGCCTGGAGGAGACAGGCGCGCGGGTCACGGTGGGCGAGTTGCCCGCCGTGCTGGGCGACGGCCCGCAACTGGCCCAGCTGTTTCAGAACCTGCTGGCTAACGCCCTGAAGTTCTCGCGCCCGGGGGTCACCCCCGAGATTCGCCTGGACGCCGCGCAGGAGGGCCAAATCTGGCACCTGCGGGTCTCGGACAACGGCATTGGCATTGAGGAGGCGTACCTGGAGCGCATCTTTGTCCTGTTCCAGCGCCTGCATGGCCGCGACCAGTACGAGGGCACCGGCCTGGGCCTGGGCATCTGCCAGAAGATCGTCGAGCGCCACGGTGGGCGTATCTGGGCCGAAAGCACCCCGGGGGTGGGCAGCACGTTCCACTTCACCCTGCCGGTGGTGGTAGAGGAGCAGCAGGCAGCCGCTGCGGTTGAGGCTGAAGGCTGA
- a CDS encoding PqqD family protein — MWEVDPDVLVTDLGDELILMHAGRGLMYGLNATGRAAWLTLPATTEAVGTALSQAFAVAPEQAQDDARTLLADLAAQGMVRLV; from the coding sequence ATGTGGGAAGTGGACCCCGATGTGCTGGTGACTGATCTCGGCGATGAACTGATCCTGATGCACGCCGGCCGGGGGCTGATGTATGGGCTGAATGCCACCGGCCGCGCCGCGTGGCTGACCCTGCCCGCCACCACGGAGGCCGTGGGCACCGCCCTCAGTCAGGCGTTCGCTGTCGCGCCTGAACAGGCCCAGGACGACGCCCGCACCCTGCTGGCCGACCTCGCCGCACAGGGCATGGTGCGACTGGTCTGA
- a CDS encoding methyltransferase family protein, which translates to MESQVLYPALFALTLLYLLLAFVWRSVLVWRRTGINPYVLPQDDSPQGYVGAAMRLLMAAVLLTTGGLAAVPQAAELVGTLPWLVSPALQGGGWLLMAAALGLTLVAQAQMGASWRIGLDERARTALVQSGVFARSRNPIFLAMRLMLLGLFLAAPQAVTLTLLVAGEVLMQVQVRLEEAYLHGVHGETYQAYRARVPRWW; encoded by the coding sequence ATGGAATCTCAAGTATTGTATCCAGCGCTGTTTGCCCTCACCCTGCTTTACCTGCTGCTCGCGTTCGTCTGGCGCTCAGTGCTGGTCTGGCGACGCACCGGGATCAATCCATACGTGTTGCCCCAGGATGACAGTCCGCAGGGGTATGTGGGCGCGGCCATGCGCCTGCTGATGGCCGCTGTCCTGCTGACCACGGGGGGACTCGCCGCCGTACCTCAAGCGGCAGAGCTGGTGGGGACGTTGCCCTGGTTGGTCAGCCCCGCGCTTCAGGGTGGGGGCTGGCTCCTGATGGCCGCTGCCCTGGGGCTGACCCTGGTGGCCCAGGCCCAGATGGGCGCGTCCTGGCGAATCGGACTGGACGAGCGGGCGCGAACCGCTTTGGTGCAAAGCGGCGTGTTTGCCCGCTCGCGCAATCCGATCTTCCTGGCCATGCGCCTGATGTTGCTGGGTCTGTTCTTGGCCGCGCCACAGGCGGTGACCCTGACGCTGCTGGTGGCGGGGGAGGTCCTGATGCAGGTGCAGGTCCGGCTGGAGGAGGCCTACTTGCACGGTGTCCATGGGGAGACGTACCAAGCATACCGCGCGCGGGTGCCGCGCTGGTGGTGA
- a CDS encoding LuxR C-terminal-related transcriptional regulator: MRPAIPAAKVRLPPPRRDGLSRPHLHASLNTGLQKKLTLVSAPAGYGKTTLVSAWATALAQPVVWLSLEAPESDLPQFMRHLHAALQVAVPALAADLLALSEAAGPLTADHAATALLQVVQAYGAPLVLVLHDYHAIQADAVHGLLTALLEHQPPHLHLVITTREDPPLPLARLRARNELHEVRAADLQFSAEEAARFLNEVMGLDLMPAQAAALAARTEGWITGLQLAALSMRGQPDRAGFLRAFVGSDRYLLDYLVEEVLNRQPRALRQFLLHTSVLEGLNGALCDAVTGQQGGQAHLDTLERKHFFLVSLDEPGQWFRYHQLLAEALRAQLAAEQPALLPLLHTRASHWFEAQGMAAEAIRHALAAQNPDRAADLIELAVPEWRRTLQDGAILPWLEALPAALLRRRPVLCVYFAKALLQAGRWHEVEGRLRGAEQALRARDPEAHVVVDEAEFRRLPAEIAAYRAALAVALGELGPATQHAAQVLALAPPEDHLACGAAAGFLGLTAWRQGKLAEASRHWAEAQAQLLQAGHLADAVGAALAQTEIFMARGQLRQAQRVSEQALQVATSGHGPPLRGTADLYVSLSEVFRQRHNLAAARAALQHSRALGPLSARSSYEGRWRLAQADLELTEGRLPAALTLLAEAAACVQPGDFPEGRPVPAVAARAQIRQGNLEAAHAWVRASGVSIRDEPSYLREYEQVTLVRVLLQASDTGIAARREVLAFLQQLAAAAEAGGRSGSLIELLILQALAHDQAGQQAPALTFLERALDLAEPEGYAAVFLEEGAVMADLLRRVLKRGVAPSYVRHLLQGVRGSGKGLRSLPVVAGDLRLSTREQTVLRWLTTELSGPDIARELGVSINTLRTHTQRVYDKLGVNSRRAAVRRAQTLGLI; encoded by the coding sequence ATGCGCCCTGCCATCCCTGCCGCCAAAGTCCGTCTTCCCCCACCCCGGCGGGACGGGCTTTCGCGGCCCCATCTCCACGCCTCGCTGAACACGGGGCTTCAGAAAAAGCTGACGCTGGTCTCTGCGCCAGCGGGCTATGGGAAAACGACCCTCGTCAGTGCCTGGGCCACCGCCCTGGCCCAGCCAGTGGTGTGGCTCTCTCTGGAGGCCCCGGAGAGCGACCTCCCCCAGTTCATGCGGCATCTGCACGCGGCGTTGCAGGTGGCGGTGCCGGCGCTTGCGGCTGATCTGCTGGCTCTGTCCGAAGCCGCTGGGCCGCTCACGGCAGACCACGCAGCGACCGCCCTGCTACAGGTGGTGCAGGCTTACGGGGCGCCTCTGGTGCTGGTGCTGCACGATTACCATGCCATTCAGGCCGACGCTGTGCATGGCTTGCTGACGGCCCTTCTGGAGCACCAACCGCCCCACCTACACCTCGTCATCACAACCCGCGAGGATCCCCCCCTGCCGCTGGCCCGCCTGCGGGCCCGCAATGAACTGCATGAGGTGCGCGCGGCCGACTTGCAGTTTTCAGCGGAGGAGGCCGCCCGCTTCCTGAATGAGGTAATGGGCCTGGACCTTATGCCGGCGCAGGCCGCCGCCTTGGCCGCGCGCACAGAAGGCTGGATTACGGGCCTGCAACTGGCCGCCCTGTCCATGCGGGGCCAGCCGGACCGCGCCGGTTTTCTCCGGGCGTTTGTGGGGAGTGACCGTTATCTGCTGGATTACCTTGTCGAGGAAGTGCTGAACCGGCAGCCCAGGGCGCTTCGCCAGTTTCTGCTGCACACCTCGGTCCTTGAGGGCCTGAATGGCGCCCTGTGCGACGCGGTGACAGGGCAGCAGGGCGGCCAGGCGCACCTGGACACGCTTGAGCGGAAGCACTTCTTTCTGGTGTCCCTGGATGAGCCGGGCCAGTGGTTCCGGTATCACCAGCTGTTGGCCGAGGCCCTGCGGGCGCAGCTGGCGGCCGAGCAGCCAGCCCTCCTTCCCTTGCTGCACACCCGCGCCAGCCACTGGTTCGAGGCGCAGGGCATGGCCGCCGAGGCCATCCGGCATGCCCTGGCCGCCCAGAACCCTGACCGCGCTGCAGACCTGATTGAGCTGGCTGTACCGGAATGGCGCCGCACCTTGCAGGACGGTGCCATCCTGCCCTGGCTGGAGGCGCTGCCAGCGGCCTTGCTTCGGCGGCGGCCGGTGCTGTGCGTGTATTTCGCCAAGGCGCTGTTGCAGGCGGGCCGCTGGCACGAGGTTGAAGGCCGTCTGCGCGGCGCAGAACAGGCGCTGCGGGCACGCGATCCCGAGGCCCACGTGGTAGTTGACGAGGCAGAGTTCAGACGCCTGCCTGCCGAGATAGCTGCTTACCGCGCGGCGCTGGCCGTGGCCCTGGGCGAACTGGGCCCCGCGACCCAGCACGCGGCTCAGGTGCTGGCCCTGGCGCCCCCGGAGGACCACCTGGCCTGTGGCGCGGCGGCCGGCTTTCTGGGTCTGACGGCGTGGCGGCAGGGGAAGCTGGCAGAGGCATCCCGGCACTGGGCCGAGGCGCAGGCCCAGTTACTCCAGGCCGGGCACCTGGCCGACGCGGTGGGCGCTGCTCTGGCCCAGACTGAAATTTTCATGGCGCGCGGCCAGCTGCGGCAGGCCCAGCGCGTCTCTGAACAGGCCCTTCAGGTCGCCACGTCGGGCCACGGCCCCCCTCTGCGGGGTACGGCGGACCTCTACGTGAGCCTGAGCGAAGTCTTCCGGCAACGGCACAATCTGGCGGCGGCCCGGGCGGCCCTTCAGCACAGCCGGGCTCTGGGCCCGCTCAGTGCACGTTCATCGTACGAAGGGCGCTGGCGCCTCGCCCAGGCCGACCTGGAGTTGACCGAGGGCCGCCTGCCTGCCGCCCTGACGCTGCTGGCCGAAGCGGCCGCCTGTGTCCAGCCAGGCGACTTCCCCGAGGGGCGCCCGGTGCCGGCAGTGGCCGCGCGGGCTCAGATACGGCAGGGTAACCTGGAAGCCGCCCACGCATGGGTGCGGGCCAGCGGCGTTTCCATCCGGGACGAGCCCTCGTATCTGCGGGAGTACGAGCAGGTCACCCTGGTCCGGGTGCTTCTGCAGGCTTCGGACACTGGCATAGCGGCACGGCGGGAGGTGCTGGCCTTCCTGCAGCAGCTGGCAGCGGCCGCTGAGGCCGGCGGGCGCTCTGGGAGCCTGATAGAACTCCTGATCCTTCAGGCCCTGGCGCACGATCAGGCGGGGCAACAGGCGCCGGCGCTGACCTTTCTGGAACGCGCCCTTGACCTGGCCGAGCCTGAAGGGTACGCGGCCGTCTTTCTGGAGGAAGGGGCTGTCATGGCAGACCTGCTCCGAAGGGTGCTGAAGCGTGGCGTGGCGCCCTCGTATGTCCGCCATCTGCTTCAAGGTGTCCGGGGCTCAGGCAAAGGGTTACGTTCTTTGCCGGTGGTGGCAGGCGACCTGCGGCTCAGTACCCGCGAACAAACTGTCCTGCGGTGGCTGACCACTGAATTGAGTGGCCCCGATATTGCCAGAGAACTGGGGGTTTCCATCAACACGCTGCGGACACACACCCAGCGCGTGTATGACAAGCTGGGTGTGAACAGCCGTCGCGCGGCGGTCCGCCGGGCACAGACCCTCGGCTTGATCTGA
- a CDS encoding lasso peptide biosynthesis B2 protein: MTPDPAVLVRALTTDPPHVEPGDVPHLLAAGLAGQVRVRLPEDHPLRARLRPGHLALGARHAQIRAELRPLIAVWAREGIPALLFKGFALAEFEYSTPGERFYGDVDVLLPADLPTVTRAVHLALAHGWRSDGLHAAPARWTHECAHLFSPGGHVRLDVHRLALSLLSGSPARVQALTDALWADAEAVDWDGLNIWRPHPRDALVINLALGRQWGADVGGLKPADYADQVQLLSRHPLSESDLQRRAQELGAGHTWAAFRALCDPGRRQVNLGGPHPALVRAVRRDGVHRRRARWARQLGRVLPLLRVMVPLLPDVLAAWRALRAGGDPRRHLARWTPAGPPRALPLAEVHDVISAARWLTRLLYPRQSRIGTCVPRAYTTYRALRRRGHPAVFVSGVARGAQGVQGHAWVEDVHGLLEAYDEPFNRERFPEVFHFPAR; encoded by the coding sequence ATGACGCCTGACCCCGCTGTGCTTGTCCGCGCCCTGACCACTGATCCGCCGCACGTTGAGCCTGGGGACGTTCCCCACCTGCTGGCAGCCGGGCTGGCGGGGCAGGTACGGGTGCGGCTGCCCGAAGACCACCCGTTGCGCGCCCGGTTGCGGCCCGGGCACCTGGCTCTGGGGGCGCGCCACGCCCAGATCCGTGCCGAACTGCGTCCCCTGATCGCCGTCTGGGCCCGCGAGGGGATCCCCGCCCTGCTGTTCAAGGGTTTTGCACTGGCCGAATTCGAGTACAGCACCCCCGGCGAACGCTTTTACGGCGATGTGGATGTGCTGCTGCCCGCCGACCTGCCCACGGTGACGCGCGCAGTGCATCTGGCCCTGGCGCACGGCTGGCGCAGCGACGGCCTGCACGCAGCTCCAGCGCGCTGGACGCACGAGTGCGCGCACCTGTTCAGCCCGGGCGGCCACGTGCGGCTGGACGTTCACCGGCTGGCACTCAGCCTGCTCTCGGGCTCACCCGCGCGGGTACAGGCCCTCACAGACGCCCTGTGGGCCGACGCCGAGGCAGTGGACTGGGACGGCCTGAACATCTGGCGGCCCCACCCGCGCGACGCCCTGGTGATCAACCTTGCCCTGGGGCGGCAGTGGGGCGCCGACGTGGGGGGTCTGAAGCCCGCTGACTACGCTGATCAGGTGCAACTGCTCTCCCGGCATCCCCTGAGTGAATCAGACCTGCAGCGCCGCGCGCAGGAGCTGGGCGCCGGGCACACCTGGGCGGCCTTCCGCGCCCTGTGCGACCCCGGGCGGCGGCAGGTCAACCTGGGCGGCCCGCATCCGGCCCTGGTGCGCGCGGTGCGGCGCGATGGCGTTCACCGCCGCCGCGCGCGCTGGGCCCGGCAACTGGGCCGGGTGCTGCCCCTGCTGCGCGTGATGGTGCCCCTGCTCCCCGACGTCCTGGCGGCGTGGCGGGCCCTGCGGGCAGGTGGTGATCCCCGGCGGCACCTCGCCCGCTGGACGCCGGCTGGGCCCCCGCGTGCCCTCCCCCTGGCCGAGGTGCACGACGTGATCTCGGCCGCCCGCTGGTTGACCCGGCTGCTCTATCCCCGGCAGTCCCGCATCGGCACCTGTGTGCCGCGTGCCTACACCACCTACCGGGCCCTGCGGCGCCGGGGGCATCCCGCCGTGTTCGTCAGTGGCGTGGCGCGCGGGGCCCAGGGGGTGCAGGGCCACGCCTGGGTGGAGGACGTGCACGGCCTCCTCGAAGCCTACGACGAGCCCTTTAACCGCGAGCGTTTTCCCGAGGTGTTTCATTTCCCTGCCCGGTGA